TCCCACCCACCAATATATATAAAGAATGGCTAGATTTGCCATTCCAACTATTTTTCTTCTCAATTTGATGTGGCTTCCCTACTCATTAAATGAAGGAATTGAGGGACCTGAGGGAACAGTTTATTCAAAAGGAGTTTTTGTTCTGAAGATTCAGATTCCTGAAAGGTTTGTTTTGATCATGATGGAAGCCAGCCCCCTTCCCTTTATCATTACATATTCTGACAACCACGCTTTTGCTAAGATACAGATATCCTTTTCAACCTCCCAATGTGACTTTTGTTACTCCAATCTATCATCCCAACATTGACAATGGAGGACGCATTTGCCTTGATATTCTAAATTTACCTCCGAAGGTAATTTATACGAACTATTTTATGACTAGATGAATTATCTTGCACATAAAGGTAGTCCTGAAATATCAACATTTTTTGTATAAATAATGAATACTGATATGTAGGGTGCCTGGCAACCATCACTCAACATTTCTACTGTTTTGACAAGCATTGGTCTGCTTCTAAGTGAGCCAAACCCTGATGATGGGCTGATGGCTGAAATAGTAAGTACTTCTTTCTGGAAGAAAATAGAAGTACATTTGTGTGCCATTAGCACGCACAACAAATAGTAAGTACGTACAAGCTTTTGCTTCATAATTCAaccatgtttttgttttctgttgcaGAGTCGAGAGTACAAATACAACAGACAAGTGTTTGACATAAATGCTCGGTCATGGACTGAGAAATATGCTAACCCAGCAGCAGTTGGCACAAGTGGCTGGAGCTCTTTAGATGTTTCAGTTCTGGTAAAAAAGCATTGGAAATTCTAATCGCCATTTTGACGTGTTCTAGTTCCAACGGTACAGATATTTCTACGGATGCTTACTTGAACTTATTGTGTATTCTGATGTTCGTAGGCACAGAACACACAGGTGGAGGAAAAGCAGAACCTGGAATCTTTGCCAGAAGCTTGTAATAAAGATTCTGAAGGGAGTCGAAAGAAGAGGCGGTTACTTGGTATGAAGTTATCACTAAAATCAGAAGGATCTGAAGAGAATGCCACCGCTCGTAAGCAGGATACGATGGCAGGCCACTTGCCATCGACAGCAAGATCCAGTGTTCCTACTATATGCTTGTCTGATGTTTCTGTCAAACGGGATACTACTTCCAAAAACATGTCTGTCTGTGCAGATAGTGGAGTGATTTCAAAGAAAGGATACCAAGCAAATAGAAAGAACTTGCAGTTACTTGGGCAGAGACTTTCTGTTAGATCAGAGGCTCCTAACCAAACTAGGAGTTGCAGCGTGGGAGATAAGTTAACTAATCATCTTCCAGTATCAGCATCCGATACTAAAGACCATGTCACACAATCTTCTGATGATGTGTTAGCGAAGAGTATGGCAAAGAGCATTGATGGATCGTCAGATTGTGTGTCTAAATTATCAGAAGGAAAGATAACAGATGTGAGATCGCATGGTCAGAAGATGCCATTGAAATTGGTAAAGCTTGAAAGCAAAAGCAATGATCAGAAGGAAAATATGGCTCCAGATCATCTTCCTTCACTGTCAGGTTTCAACAGTCTGCAGAAAAGGTCCACAGATGTTTCAAGGAAAAATTCTATTGGAGGTGCTGATATGATTCAGCAGCATTCTCATACCGAACATGTACATCCAATTACCCAGCTGGTACCAAATAGAGAATGCAACCAAGGTCGAAAGAAGCTGAGTGCACTAAGTAAGAGGCTGTCATTGAAATCTGAGCTGTCTGGGATGGAAAGGACCAGCGACAAGGGGCATAAGCTAGCTGATTGTTCTGGTGATAGGAAGCCCAATGAAGCGCCACCATCAGCTCCAGTCCCCGtaagtcaaaagatggactCGGGCTCTGTTGATTCACAGAAGAGCGTCAGCCAAAGCAATTCTCCCATCAAACAAAATGCAACAGCCAGGAAAAATGCCATTGGTTCACACCGTGAAGATAGCACAGGCCTTGTTCGTCCACAGAAAATTGTGGGCCAAAGCAATTGTTCCATCAAACAAAATGCAACACCGGTGGAGAATGTTGTTTCTTCCATCAAACAAAGTGCAGTACCAGTGGAGAATGCTGTTGTTTCAGACAGCGAAGATAGTGCAGACGAGCGTGAGAAAAGGCCTTCAAGATCGAAGTTATCATTGATGAAGAGGCGGTTGGCTGGAAAGCTCAGAAGCTAATCTCAACCTATAAACATAACTTTGGATGCTGCCGCCATAAAAACCCtttgaagatgaagatggctGGTTAGTAAATCACCTGTGTTGTTTCTGGGTAGATGATGCACGTTTTGATTATCGATATCTTTCCCTATGTCGTGGGGGACCGTTGGAGACTGACTGTTGTAGGTAGCATCTACATATTCTGGTTGGAACCCAAGTGTAAGCACTGGCAAGTGCATTAATTTGCCTTGTTAATATATTTTCCATCATCATGCTGCTTTGGCTGACTTGTTGCATGACAACAACAAGGTCTCAATTCTCTCGGAACCACGCGGGGCAACTAGGCGACCAGTGCTTCCTCCGCGCCGGCactccggcgacggcgtccaCCTCACTCCAGCCCCTGCGGCCTCCTCCCGactcctcccctccctcccccaccgcctccctcctctcccgtTCTTCCCCTTTCCCCTGCCccctccttgatggcgtctcCTTCCCGTCTGTCGACCATGGAGCGGCGGTGGAGAGCGGCGAGCCCGTCATCTGTCGAGGAGGGCTCGGCGCGGTCCTACTGCGAGGTTCTCCACAGTCGGAGCCCGCCGGTGGGGGGGTGCCCTCAGGAGAGGGCGCCTCCCGTGGTGTGCGCGCCACCTGTTCGACGAATTGCCTCCTTGGTAGTTCGGTCTGAACAGGGCACGGCGGCTGCTGGTTCTGCTACGGCTGGGAAGGGCTGAGACGCTCAAGACCAACAAGAAGAAGCGGCACCGCCTCCAGGCCCCCTTGCCGGCCTCGACGGTGCGCCAGGACCTGGCGGCTGAGCTTGCCGGCCTGTGCTTCAActgcctcgccggcgaccatATCGCGGCCTTCTGCCCCAATCCTACGAAGTGCCTTCGCTGCAAGGGCGAGGGCCATGTCGCGAGGGCCTACAGGTCGAGGCGTACCCCCTCTCGCTCCCCTTCGGCGACAGTGGCCGCGGCGCGCCTCCCCTAGGCCCGGCCCTGATCCGTGGTGGCAGCGTCTCGAGCCGGCGCTTCTTGCGCGGCTGGGGCCGGCTGcctcggctccggcggctGTGGTTGCGGCCCCGGTGGTGGTCGAGGCTGCCCCATCCCCGGCGGTGTGGTTGAGGCGGTTTCGGCTCCCGTGGCtgtgccaccgccgccggcagtgCCAGAGGCTCTGGCCCTGCCGCGGGGTGCGGCTTCTCTGCGCCCTCGAGTGGAGACTTGCATCCTTCgaacgacggcggcggtggatgATGCGGAGGCTGCCTTGGCATGGAGCCTGGTGGTCCGGGTGGTCGGGACGCGGCCGCGAGTGCCACTCTCTTCTGTCACAACGGCAATCTGCAGTCGATTCCCGGCGCTGGGGGGTGCTTTCACCACTCACCGGTTTTGGCCGGACGACTTCCTAGTCATCTTCCGCTCCAAGGCCGGCCGGGATGCGGTGTTGGCGGCCGAGGTGGTGGGAGGGCGTGGCTTCACTCTCAACTTCGCCCCCTGGAACAGGTTTCGCTAGGCTgtggggagaaccctcccgtTCCGTGTGCACCTGGAACTGGAGGGCATTCCGCCGCATGCATGGAGCGACGAGTCGGCGATGGCGATTCTTGGCTCGTCGTGCAAGGTGGAGCGACTAGGGTCGGAAACGGCCTCTAAGGCCGACATGGGTCGCTTCAGGGTCTTTGCCTGGACTGCCGACCCGTCGTCGATTCCCCGGGAGAAGATCCTTCAGATCGAGGAGCCTCCGAGCTTCGTGGACGATGAGATGGACGACTTGCTCGTGCCCCAGGAGCAGCTGGTCCCCACGGAGGTCAAGTTGCTGGATTACAGCGTGCTCATTCACCTGCTTCAGACCGAGGAGGTGGGTGAGCTCACGGACCGCACATCTTCGGATGAGTGGCCATCGAACGACGGGGGCAGTGGCCACAACGGGGATCCCCAGCAGCTGCTTGGCTCGGGCTGGGATGCGCGGGGCCTAGGCGCAACTCCTTCGCCTGCTCGCGCGATCGCGTGGACTACGACGACTTCGGTGATCGCTCTCAACGGGAGGAGAGCTACGGTCGCCGCAGGATGGTGGGATTCACCTCCAGCCccctggcggcggaggcacaAGAGTTCTGGTCGGCTCATCTCCACCGCGAGTCTGCGGATGAGCCAGTTCTCTCGGGGTCTTCGACGATGGAGTCAACGGTGTCGGATGGCTGGGACCCGATGCGGCTTGAGGCATCCCTCGAGTCTCCGGTGTGGGCCGACGTGGAGGGATCCGGTTCGCCGCCACCCGCTGGTCTCAGATCTGACCCGCTTCCATTGGGGGAGTGCCCGGACGAGTGGGCTTCCGGCACGACTGATGACGTGACGGCCATGAGCATGTTCACGGTGAGCTTAATGCCGGTCGGCTCACCGGCTCGGCCAGCGTCGCGCGAGGTTGATTCGAAGGTTGTTGAGCCGTGCCCGGGCGTGGAGGTGACGGACGCCCAGGTGACGAGCGGGGGCGAGGTCGAGCGCTTTAACGCGATGACTCGGCGGGCCACGGCCCACATCCTCGCTCGGCCTGTGCCAAGGTGCATGCGGAAGAAGTCGGTtgcggcctcctctccccgtcgcaATCGCCGACTTGCTGGGCGGATGGCTTCGCCGGCCGGCGTGAGCAGGCAGCAGCGGGTGCTGATGCACCGCTTGGGCATTGCGAGAGAGGGGGAGCGCATCGGTGAGGAGGCGCTTCAGGCCTACGCACAGCTCTTCGCGAAACCCCTCAGTCAGTCGCAGATCTCGGCCATCGTGGCTCTCTTTGGCTGGGAGAATGAGCCCTTGCCGCTTGAGGAAGCTGGCGATGGGGTGATAGTTGGTTGACTCCTACTGGGGTGGTTGGCCTTAGGCCATGGATTGTGGGCTCGACAATGTCGGAGCCGAATGTAAGCCTGTTGGTGTGGAATGTGCGTGGCCTTAATTCACGGGCCAAACGCACGGTTGTGAGACAAGTGGTAGCTTCTTCTGGAGCTAATGTAATAGGACTTCAAGAAACTAAATTAAGCGTTATTTCTCTGTACCTTGTGGCTGAGTGTCTCGGACCGGCGTTTGATTCCTTTGCCTACCTTCCGGCGCAGGGGACACGTGGGGGCATCCTGGTGGCATGGAAGAGTGTGGAGGTGTCCCTCACTAATCCGTAGATCACCGAGAACGCCGTCACGCTTTGTGTGAAGGCGGGTGTGCGGGATGGCTAGTGGTTGACTGTGGTTTACGGACCACAAAGTGATGACGACAAGCTACTCTTTTTAGAGGAGCTTAGGGACATCAGGGATATCCATGCCGAGCCATGGGTTCTTGCAGGGGATTTCAACATGATTGTGGATCCTAGCGAC
This is a stretch of genomic DNA from Brachypodium distachyon strain Bd21 chromosome 1, Brachypodium_distachyon_v3.0, whole genome shotgun sequence. It encodes these proteins:
- the LOC100823742 gene encoding uncharacterized protein LOC100823742, which gives rise to MAQAARLNLRMQKEIKLLLSDPPPGVSLNLSEDERAVSSLSSIETRIEGPEGTVYSKGVFVLKIQIPERYPFQPPNVTFVTPIYHPNIDNGGRICLDILNLPPKGAWQPSLNISTVLTSIGLLLSEPNPDDGLMAEISREYKYNRQVFDINARSWTEKYANPAAVGTSGWSSLDVSVLAQNTQVEEKQNLESLPEACNKDSEGSRKKRRLLGMKLSLKSEGSEENATARKQDTMAGHLPSTARSSVPTICLSDVSVKRDTTSKNMSVCADSGVISKKGYQANRKNLQLLGQRLSVRSEAPNQTRSCSVGDKLTNHLPVSASDTKDHVTQSSDDVLAKSMAKSIDGSSDCVSKLSEGKITDVRSHGQKMPLKLVKLESKSNDQKENMAPDHLPSLSGFNSLQKRSTDVSRKNSIGGADMIQQHSHTEHVHPITQLVPNRECNQGRKKLSALSKRLSLKSELSGMERTSDKGHKLADCSGDRKPNEAPPSAPVPVSQKMDSGSVDSQKSVSQSNSPIKQNATARKNAIGSHREDSTGLVRPQKIVGQSNCSIKQNATPVENVVSSIKQSAVPVENAVVSDSEDSADEREKRPSRSKLSLMKRRLAGKLRS